In one Labeo rohita strain BAU-BD-2019 unplaced genomic scaffold, IGBB_LRoh.1.0 scaffold_436, whole genome shotgun sequence genomic region, the following are encoded:
- the LOC127160712 gene encoding H-2 class II histocompatibility antigen, E-S beta chain-like, translating into MSPPKDLCFHVILMLSAFTGAANGYYYSRWATCFHSSRDLSDMVLVDRYIFNKDVYIEFNSTVGEFVGYTAHGVYNAELRNKDTNYLQQERAEVERYCKHNAEIYQSAIADKTVPPKVKLSSVKQAGGRHPAVLMCSAYRFYPHWIQVTWMKDDQPVKSDVTATEEMPNGDWYYQIHSHLEYTPKSGEKISCVVDHAGLTKPIIIDWDPSLPEPERNKIAIGASGLVLGIIIAAAGLIYYKKKSSGRILVPS; encoded by the exons ATGTCACCGCCAAAAGATTTGTGTTTTCATGTCATATTGATGCTGTCTGCATTCACTGGAGCAg CTAATGGATATTACTATTCTCGGTGGGCTACATGCTTCCACAGCTCCCGTGATCTCAGTGACATGGTGCTTGTTGATAGATATATCTtcaataaagatgtgtacatagAGTTCAACAGTACTGTGGGGGAGTTTGTGGGATACACGGCACATGGAGTATACAACGCAGAGTTACGGAACAAGGATACCAACTATCTGCAGCAAGAGCGAGCTGAGGTGGAGAGATACTGCAAACATAATGCTGAAATCTATCAGAGTGCTATCGCTGATAAAACAG TTCCACCAAAGGTTAAGCTCAGTTCAGTGAAGCAGGCCGGTGGCAGACATCCAGCTGTGTTGATGTGCAGTGCTTACCGCTTCTACCCACACTGGATTCAAGTGACCTGGATGAAAGATGATCAACCTGTGAAGTCTGATGTGACTGCAACTGAGGAGATGCCGAATGGAGACTGGTACTACCAGATCCACTCCCACCTGGAATACACTCCCAAATCTGGAGAGAAGATCTCCTGTGTGGTGGATCACGCTGGCTTAACTAAACCCATCATCATAGACTGGG ACCCCTCTCTTCCTGAGCCTGAGAGAAATAAAATTGCTATTGGAGCCTCTGGTCTGGTGCTGGGAATCATCATCGCAGCTGCTGGACTCATTTACTACAAGAAGAAATCATCAG GGAGGATCCTAGTACCATCCTAA
- the LOC127160713 gene encoding mamu class II histocompatibility antigen, DR alpha chain-like, whose translation MELYVFMFMLATLVSSENKVVREFFYMNGCSDTEKENLYGSDGEELWHADFIKGEGVVTLPDFADPGGFDGFYQNAVAELEICKQNLAVAIKAYNNPQEKMDKPQSSIYAEDDLQLNVENTLICHVTGFFPPPVRVSWTRNNEALKEDSLSQYRPNDDGTYTIFSSLPFTPQEGDIYSCTVNHVALDQPQTKTWEVDVDVPGVGPAVFCGVGLSLGLLGVAAGTFFLIKGNNCN comes from the exons ATGGAGCTCTATGTATTTATGTTCATGCTTGCCACACTTGTTTCTTCTGAGAACAAAG ttgttcgtgagtttttttatatgaatggATGCTCTGATACAGAGAAAGAAAATTTGTATGGATCTGATGGAGAGGAACTGTGGCATGCAGatttcattaaaggagaaggaGTAGTTACTCTACCTGACTTTGCAGATCCTGGTGGCTTTGATGGATTTTATCAGAATGCTGTTGCTGAACTAGAAATCTGCAAACAAAACTTAGCCGTAGCCATCAAAGCTTATAACAATCCTCAAGAGAAAATGG ACAAACCACAGAGTTCCATCTATGCTGAGGATGATTTGCAGTTGAATGTTGAAAACACCCTCATCTGTCATGTGACTGGATTCTTTCCTCCACCTGTCAGAGTCTCATGGACTAGAAACAACGAGGCTTTAAAAGAAGACAGTCTAAGTCAGTATCGCCCAAATGATGACGGCACTTACACCATCTTCTCCAGTCTGCCATTCACACCTCAAGAGGGAGACATTTACAGCTGCACTGTGAACCACGTAGCTCTCGACCAACCTCAGACCAAAACATGGg AAGTGGATGTTGATGTGCCTGGTGTTGGTCCAGCTGTGTTTTGTGGAGTGGGTCTGTCTCTTGGACTTCTGGGAGTCGCTGCTGGAACTTTCTTCCTCATTAAAGGAAACAACTGCAACTGA